The Chloroflexaceae bacterium region TGTAAAGTTTTCCGTCGACGAAGTTNNNNNNNNNNCATCACCACGATTCTATCCGCCATCGTCATCGCTTCGACTTGGTCGTGCGTAACGTAAATCATCGTCGAGCCAAGCATTCGATGCAAGCGCGAGATTTCGGTTCGGGTGTGCACGCGCATTTTCGCGTCGAGGTTCGAGAGCGGCTCGTCGAAGAGAA contains the following coding sequences:
- a CDS encoding ATP-binding cassette domain-containing protein — its product is ILGLTQYLDRKPKALSGGQRQRVALGRAIVRKPKVFLFDEPLSNLDAKMRVHTRTEISRLHRMLGSTMIYVTHDQVEAMTMADRIVVM